CTGTCTGTTGTTTCGAAAATGCCGCCCTGGTCGATCGCAATATCGACAACGACTGAGCCTGGATTCATGGACTGAATCATTTCTTCAGTCACAAGCTTAGGAGCTTTAGCGCCAGGAATCAATACAGCGCCGATTACAAGGTCAGATTGCTTGACTGCCTCAGCGATATTCAAAGGATTAGACATTAGAGTGGTAATATCAGATCCAAAAATATCGTCTAATTGGCGAAGACGGTCAGGGTTCAAGTCAATCATTGTAACTTCAGCACCAAGTCCGACTGCCATTTTCGCTGCATTCGTTCCGGCCACACCGCCACCGATGACAGTAACTTTACCTCTTTGGACACCTGGTACTCCGCCAAGAAGGATTCCTTTACCGCCATGAACTTTTTCAAGGAACTGTGCACCAATTTGTGTAGACATCCTTCCAGCAACTTCACTCATAGGCGTAAGCAATGGAAGTGAACCGTTTGCCAGCTGAACAGTTTCATATGCGATACCAACTACCTTATTTTCAATCAGGGCCTTTGTCAGCTCTGGTTCTGGAGCAAGGTGTAAATATGTAAATAAGATTAAACCTTCACGGAAATATCCGTATTCTTCTGGCAGAGGTTCTTTAACCTTCATGACCATTTCCTGTGCCCATGCTTCTTGTGCACTTTCAACAATGAGAGCACCGGCAGCTTTGTAATCCTCATCAGTGAAACTTGAACCGATTCCAGCCCCTGCTTCGATATAAACTTCATGACCGAAGTTCACAAGGTTGACTACACCAGCAGGCGTCATAGCCACACGGTTTTCATTATTCTTTATCTCTTTAGGTACACCGATACGCATTGTTGCATACCTCCTATGTATTATGATTGCTCTTCCATTTCACCTTGCTTCTCTATCCTATTATTTTACGAGGAAAATAGAAAGAAAAAACAAGAATGAAAACACTTTCATTTTAGTAGAAAAAAGTTCGTTTGGCAAAACAAATCGTTCGAACTTGTCTAAAAATGAATATTCCTTATATTTGGAATAAAATAAATATTTTTTACGTCCTTGCCCTGCCTCTACTGTATTTCAGATGGGATCACAGAATTTGATTTAAAATCAATAATCTCCAGCCGGTGCCGACTTACCTTCTATCAGACTGAAAAATATGGGATTAGCTTCCGGTTCGCCAAAATAAAAGAGAAATGCGCCAATATATTTGAATTTCACCAGTAAAGGTTTTTTCCAATAAGACAAAGGTGGTCGCATATAAAATTGTGAAAACCGCGGATAAATAAAACCCATACACTTATAAAAGGCTTGCTAACAAATTCCTCAACGATAGCAAGCCTTAAGTTCTTTTTCATCGTTTTCTCGTACCTAAAGGCTGCCTATCTCCTGAAACTACAAAGTTACCGTGTTTATCTTTGCTCCTCATTGGCTTCAGCGGCCGCTTTCATCTGATCCTGGGGAACGATTCCGCTGTTGTATGAATCCATGATCTGCTGGCTGACTTGCATGACACCCTGGTCATCATAGTCATAAAATGCCCGTCCTTGTTTTTCTTTCTTATCCATGTGAAATACCTCCTTTTATTTCTTGCTTGCATTCATAGTTTTCGTTGGATTGTCACAGCTATACCAAGGAAAGTGTTGTATAATATAGGTAAAGGAGGCGAGAACTATGGCACTATATTACAGGAATATATTAGTTGCCGTGGATGGTTCTAAAGAGGCAGCATGGGCTTTTAAAAAGGCCATTGAAATCGCAAAAAGAAATGAAGCAAGACTGGTCATGACCCACATCATCGACTTACGTACTTTTGCAACTGTTGAGGCCTATGACCGCACAATCTCTGAGCGTGCAAACCAGTTCGCTACAGAGTTGATGGAAAGTTACAAACAACAGGCTATCGATGCAGGAGTCAAGGATGTAAGCTACGAAGTGGATTATGGATCTCCAAAGGTTAAGATTGCGAAAGATGTTGCAAAAAAATACAACGCCGACCTGATCATATGCGGAGCAACAGGAATGAACGCAGTGGAGCGCTTCTTCATTGGAAGTGTTTCAGAGCATATCACACGCTATGCATCCTGTGATGTTCTGGTAGTGAGAACTGACAAAGCTGACTAGCTATCATGATTAAATAAAGCACGCAGCGAATTGCTGCGTGCTTCTTACATTTTCATGGATGCTTTTGCTTTTTCGATTTGCTTCTTAACCTGAGAAAATCCGGTGCCGCCTGCACTCTTCCTTCTTTCTACTGCATTATACGGATTCAATGCATGATAAATATCTTCCTCGAATAGAGGGTTCATGTCTTTATATACCTCTAACGGCAGGTCCGCAAGATAACAGCTTTTTTCTATGCAATTCAGCACAAGCTTCCCGACGATTTCATGAGCTTTCCTGAATGGAACACCTTTGGCCGCCAGATAATCAGCTAGCTCCGTGGCATTGGAGAAGTCACTTTTCACAGAACCTTCCATATTCTCTTTTTGGACCTTCATGGTACTGATCATCCCAGCGAAGATTTTCAGGGAGCCTCTAACCGTTTTGACTGTATCGAACATTCCTTCTTTATCTTCCTGCATATCCTTGTTATACGCTAACGGCAAGCCTTTCAACACCGTCAAAAGCCCCATCAGGCTGCCGTAGACCCGGCCTGTTTTTCCGCGAATCAATTCAGCCATATCCGGATTTTTTTTCTGGGGCATGATGCTGCTTCCTGTCGTAAATGCATCTGAGAGCTCGATGAACTGGAACTCCTGGCTGGTCCAGAGAATAATTTCCTCACACAATCTTGAAAGATGCATCATCATTATAGAACTGTCTGACAGGAATTCAAGAATGAAATCACGGTCACTGACAGCATCAAGACTGTTTTCATAAATACCGTCGAATCCCAGCATTTCAGCCGTCATCTGGCGGTCGATTGGAAAAGTAGTGCCTGCAAGCGCTCCGGCACCCAGTGGTGATAGATTGATTCTTTTCATGCTGTCAATAAATCGCTGTTTGTCTCTGTCCAGCATCCAAAAATAAGCCATTAAATGATGCGCAAACGATATTGGCTGTGCCCGTTGCAGGTGGGTATAACCAGGCATCAGGGTTTCAATATTTTGCTCAGCCTGTAAGAGGAGGGCTTTTTGAAAATTAGTGATCAGCCCAATAATATCCGCTACCTGCTCCTTAAGATATAAATGCATATCTGTGGCAACCTGGTCATTCCTGCTTCTTGCAGTATGAAGCTTCCCGCCAGTCGAACCAATCAGTTCAGTCAGGTGATGCTCAAGATTGAGATGGATATCTTCTAGTTTGGCTGAATACTCCAGTTCACCTATTTCTGCCTGCTGCTCGAGTTTTTTCAAACCTTGAACGATTTCATTGGCTTCTTCTTCCGTGATGATTCCACAGGCGGCCAGCATCTTAGCATGGGCGACACTGCCCTCAATATCCTGCTTCGCCAATTCCTGGTCAAAGCCAATTGAAGCACCGAACTCATCTACCCATTCTTCTGCAGATCCGGTAAATCTGCCGCCCCATAGTTTTTTCACACTGTCACCTTCTTGCCCTGGACCATGCTGTGGACAACTGTCGGCAGTCCCCAGAGGTTAATGAAACCAACAGCAGCATTGTGGTCAAATTCATCGTCAGCAGTATATGTTGCCAGTTTCTCATTGTATAAAGAGTACGGAGACTTTCTGCCCTCAATGATTGCATGGCCCTTGAATAACTTTACGCGGACCGTTCCAGTGACATGCTTCTGTGTTGATTTAAGGAAAGCAGCCAGTGCTTCCTGAAGCGGCGAAAACCAAAGGCCTTCATAAATCAATTCTGTCATTTTTTTCTCGATAACCGGCTTGAAATGGGCCACTTCTTTTACAAGCGTAATGTCTTCCAATTCCTTATGCGCCTTTATTAAGGTCATCGCTGCAGGTGCTTCATATACCTCACGTGACTTGATGCCTACAAGGCGGTTTTCCACATGGTCGATTCTTCCGACACCATGCTTGCCAGCGATACTGTTGAGTTCAAGGATTAATTCCGATAGTGGATATACTTTACCATCAATTGCGGTAGGAACTCCCTCAACAAATTCAATCTCAATGATATCAGGTGTGTCAGGTGTGTCTTCCAATTCCGCAGTCAATTCATATGCTTCCACTGGAGGTGCCTGCCAAGGATCCTCTAGGATGCCACATTCATTGCTTCGTCCCCAAAGATTCTGGTCAATTGAGAATGGGCTGTCAAGATTGATTGGAATAGGAATGCCATTGGTCGCAGCATAGGCAATCTCCTCTTCACGTGACCATTTCCACTCACGTACTGGAGCGATGACTTTAAGTTCGGGATTCAAGGCCTTAATGGATACCTCGAAGCGAACCTGGTCATTCCCTTTACCTGTGCATCCATGCGCTACCGCCACAGCTCCTTCCATCTCAGCGATTTCTACTAGTTTCTTAGAAATAAGCGGACGTGACAGTGCTGAAACAAGCGGGTATTTCCCTTCGTATAAAGCATGTGCCTGGAGGGCAAAGAGTGCATATTCAGTGGCAAACTCTTCTTTTACATCCAATACGTATGATTGGACTGCCCCTACCTTTAAAGCTTTTTCTTTAATGAAATCAAGATCCTTTCCTTCCCCGACATCAAGGCAGCATGCAATTACCGCATATCCTTGGTCCTTCAGCCATTTAATCGCAACAGATGTATCAAGGCCGCCCGAGTAGGCAAGCACAACTTTGTTTTGAGTCATTTTATTTAGCTCCTTTTTCTTTTCGGATATTTATACATACAAATAAATTTTTATTCATGTTTATAAAATTAACAGGTTTTGAAGCATATTTCAAGGCTAAATTTTAATTTCGCAAAAAACTTCTGAGTGACTAGTATAGATGAGGATATAAAAGTATAGTAGAATGTAAGCATGTTTACCGGAATGGGGGCTTATCAGAAATGGACCAATATTTTCTTTTTAACAGCCGACTGGGCATTCCCCTGCCTGATCTTAAGAATAACTGGGAAGAATTTGACCTGGATACACAGCACGCCATCCTGCTGCATTGGGAGAAAATTCGCGGAAGCATTCCAGACCGGATTGCCGAGCTCGAAAAAACAATTAACCATAAACAAGCCGAGCTTTCAAATGAGGGCAACTTTATCCGTTCCTGTGAATTGAACAGCGAAATCGCCGAGCTAGCCTCCATCATAAACGACCTTTGGCTCTGGTACCGTACACATCAGGATATTACATCGGAGAAGATGCATCGATAACAAATTCATAAAAAAAATAGCCTGGAGCTCCAGGCTATTTTTTGTCTAGCTGCTTTCCGTGTTTTTTCCTTCTGACAATATTTATTGCGTTAATGAGGAAAATAACACCAAGCATCCTGATCAATCCGTTTCCAAGAGGGCTCAATACATTGATAGACGAACCAATCAAAATACTTCCGATTAGGGCAAATATTAAGGCTTCGACGATTTTCATGACAATTGTTTTCCCATTATGATATAAGCTTCCCCAGCCTCATTAGGATAAAAAGGCTTCTTGACGACATTCCAGCCCAGGGTTTCATATAAACCACGGGCGGAGTCGTTATCAAGTTGCGTTGTTAATACCGCAGTCTTATGTACCGCTCCTTCAAGCAAGCGATATACCAGCTGTTTTGCAAGTCCTTGATTCCTGAATGCAGGATGCACCCCCAATTCAACGAACTCAAAACAATCAGCTAACCAAATTTGATATTCTTCCTGATTCAGCGCTTGGGATAGCAATCCATGATAATACTGACCAGGTTGAGAAGAGTAACCATATGAATAACCCGCTACTTCCCCCTGGTCGGAAATTGCCACAATCCCTCTGTAGCCTTCATATCCCGAATGCCTCACAATTCGCTCCCTAATGGAATCTCCCTCTTGGTTCCATACTTGTTGATATAAATCCGCTACTTGGTTTAAAAACTCTTTATTTTCATCAATTTCTCTAAAATCAAACATGCTAGTCTCCCCCATGTTAATCAGGCTAACTCATTCTCGCTTAGTAAAAATGGATAAGGCGAGCAGTCTCATAATAGCTCCCCCACTTTAGTCCGCTTTTCTTATTTTTTCTTGAAAGATCTTCAAAACTTTTCCTGCGTCCCTTTAACAACTGTCTTTTCTGGCTTTTTCTTGACAGATTTTCCTCGGTTCCCTTCCATCCTGTCTTGATTCTGGCTTTTTCTTGACAGCTTTTCCTGTGCCCCTTTCAAACCAGTATTTATTCTTGTTATCCCCTCAAAGCAGTCCGAACTTGACC
The nucleotide sequence above comes from Mesobacillus jeotgali. Encoded proteins:
- the ald gene encoding alanine dehydrogenase: MRIGVPKEIKNNENRVAMTPAGVVNLVNFGHEVYIEAGAGIGSSFTDEDYKAAGALIVESAQEAWAQEMVMKVKEPLPEEYGYFREGLILFTYLHLAPEPELTKALIENKVVGIAYETVQLANGSLPLLTPMSEVAGRMSTQIGAQFLEKVHGGKGILLGGVPGVQRGKVTVIGGGVAGTNAAKMAVGLGAEVTMIDLNPDRLRQLDDIFGSDITTLMSNPLNIAEAVKQSDLVIGAVLIPGAKAPKLVTEEMIQSMNPGSVVVDIAIDQGGIFETTDRITTHDNPTYEKHGVVHYAVANMPGAVPRTSTIALTNVTVPYAVQIANKGYKQACLDNEALLKGINTLNGYVTYQAVAEAHNLVYSETRTLLEQI
- a CDS encoding universal stress protein, which encodes MALYYRNILVAVDGSKEAAWAFKKAIEIAKRNEARLVMTHIIDLRTFATVEAYDRTISERANQFATELMESYKQQAIDAGVKDVSYEVDYGSPKVKIAKDVAKKYNADLIICGATGMNAVERFFIGSVSEHITRYASCDVLVVRTDKAD
- the argH gene encoding argininosuccinate lyase; translation: MKKLWGGRFTGSAEEWVDEFGASIGFDQELAKQDIEGSVAHAKMLAACGIITEEEANEIVQGLKKLEQQAEIGELEYSAKLEDIHLNLEHHLTELIGSTGGKLHTARSRNDQVATDMHLYLKEQVADIIGLITNFQKALLLQAEQNIETLMPGYTHLQRAQPISFAHHLMAYFWMLDRDKQRFIDSMKRINLSPLGAGALAGTTFPIDRQMTAEMLGFDGIYENSLDAVSDRDFILEFLSDSSIMMMHLSRLCEEIILWTSQEFQFIELSDAFTTGSSIMPQKKNPDMAELIRGKTGRVYGSLMGLLTVLKGLPLAYNKDMQEDKEGMFDTVKTVRGSLKIFAGMISTMKVQKENMEGSVKSDFSNATELADYLAAKGVPFRKAHEIVGKLVLNCIEKSCYLADLPLEVYKDMNPLFEEDIYHALNPYNAVERRKSAGGTGFSQVKKQIEKAKASMKM
- a CDS encoding argininosuccinate synthase, producing MTQNKVVLAYSGGLDTSVAIKWLKDQGYAVIACCLDVGEGKDLDFIKEKALKVGAVQSYVLDVKEEFATEYALFALQAHALYEGKYPLVSALSRPLISKKLVEIAEMEGAVAVAHGCTGKGNDQVRFEVSIKALNPELKVIAPVREWKWSREEEIAYAATNGIPIPINLDSPFSIDQNLWGRSNECGILEDPWQAPPVEAYELTAELEDTPDTPDIIEIEFVEGVPTAIDGKVYPLSELILELNSIAGKHGVGRIDHVENRLVGIKSREVYEAPAAMTLIKAHKELEDITLVKEVAHFKPVIEKKMTELIYEGLWFSPLQEALAAFLKSTQKHVTGTVRVKLFKGHAIIEGRKSPYSLYNEKLATYTADDEFDHNAAVGFINLWGLPTVVHSMVQGKKVTV
- a CDS encoding GNAT family N-acetyltransferase, with the protein product MFDFREIDENKEFLNQVADLYQQVWNQEGDSIRERIVRHSGYEGYRGIVAISDQGEVAGYSYGYSSQPGQYYHGLLSQALNQEEYQIWLADCFEFVELGVHPAFRNQGLAKQLVYRLLEGAVHKTAVLTTQLDNDSARGLYETLGWNVVKKPFYPNEAGEAYIIMGKQLS